From the genome of Haloplanus vescus:
GGTCGTCGGGCGAGTCGACGCCGACCGACGACGGCCTCCTCGACGACGGCACCGCGACGCCGACGCCCACCGACGACGAACAGACGGAGACGGCGACCCCGACGCCCACACCCACCGACGACGGCCTCCTCGACGACGGTACCGCGACGCCGACACCCACCGACGACGAACAGACGGAGACGGCGACCCCGACGCCCACGCCCACCGACGACGGCCTCCTCTCGGTCGGCGCGCGGCCGGTCGCTCCGTGTCTCGGCAGTCAGCAGCGACTCTCGGTGGCGTAGGCAAGCAAAAGCGGATAGTCGAGAAGTCTTCTCAGCGCGTCACTCGATGGTGACGTGTTCGGACTCTTCGTTGAGCGCGAGGTTGGCCGCGATTTCGGCGTTTCGCATGGCGTACTGTGCGGTCTGCTGGAGGCTGACCAGCACCTCGCGAGTGCGGAGGAGTTCGACTTTCGGCATGTCAGGCAGACTCCGGATGAGCTCCATCTCGCGGTCGGTGATGTCCTCGTACATCCGTCCGACGGCGATGGCCTTGTCGTAGTCGCGTTCGACGACAGCCTCGACGGCGGTGGCGGTGATTTCGTCCACTTGGTCGGTGAACTCGCGGATGCGACGCATCGTCGACCCGTCGACGTCAAGCGTGTTGTCCGTGGCGTCGAGAGCGATGTTGCCGATGTCCTCGGCGTTGTCCGCGGTCAGTTCGAGGTTCTTCGCCACCGAGCGGTAGCCGATGAGCGGGAAGCCGGATTCGAGGCCGACCGCTCGCGCGAGGTTCGGGTTCTGGTACGCCATGAAGATGAGGCGAAGCAGGAGGACGAAAATCTTGTTCGCCTGTCGCTCCCGGTTCAGCGCCCGTTCGGCCAGGTCGGCGTTGCCGTGCGCGATGGCCTTGATGGACTCGCCGCGCATCGTACTCCCCGTGTTCTCGAGGCGTTCGAGGAGGTTGTCGAGCGTGAAGTCCTCCGGGTCGACCGAACACCGGATGGCGATTCGCTCAGGCGTCTCCTCGATGACACCGAGGCCCATCAGCTGCGTCTCGGCGCGGTAGACGGCGTTGATGTGTTCGCTGTCGAGTGCGCCCTCCGACTTCTGGATGTGGATGACGCGTCGCCCGAGGACGTACTGGGCGACGATGGCGCGTTCGAGCGCTCGTGCGTCGAGGTTGTCGGCGTGAATGGTCGCCGTCGACCCCTCGGTACTCGCCGACTCCGGCAGCACCGTAATCGTCCCCTTGCCGCCCATCCGCAGCGACACCTCGTCCCCCTTCTCGACGTTGTTCTCTTTGGCCCACTCCGCCGGAAGTGTCATGGCGAGCGTCGAGGGTCCTAACCGCTGAACCTTCCGTGTTTCCATACCATATGTATCTACTCCAGAGACCTTAATCTTCACTATGCACCATTATACCTCATGAATGATGTTGAAGTGATGCGATTAGCGCACCTCCATCAGTCGCGACTCGAAGCGACCGACTCGAACGCGGGTCCAGCCACGGAGCTCCGCGTCGAGTTCCGGGTCGTCGGTGTCGACGCGAAGCGTCCCGATATCGTCGAGTTTCGCCCGCGAGGCGACCACTGCCACGTCACAGCGTCGAATCACGTCGGGTGAGAGCTGGGGGTTCCCCCGCCCGAAGACGAACCCCTGTCCGCCGATGGGCGAGACGACGACGACGTTTCGCTCACCGAGGGCGTCGAGAATCTCGGATTCGGTCGCGTCCCGAACCAGCACCTCGCCGTCGCGCCACACGTCGACGCCGAGGGGTGACCCCTCGAATCCGAGTGCGTCCTTTATCTCACCGACCGTACTCCCCGGGCCGAGGACGTAGGTGACGCCCGCTTCTGCCTCCGCGACGAACCCCGCGGCCATCGCTTCGACGTTCCCGCTCCCCGTCTGCTTCGACGACTGCACGTTCTCTCCGACGGGGACGCGTGCAACGGCGCGGAGTTCGGGGTCGACCGATCCCTCGCGATAGGCGTCCTCGTCGATGTCGAGGACCTCCCGGCGTTCGGTCCGCTCGAAGGTGGCGAGTACGTCGGCCGCGTCCTCCGGCGAGACGGCGAACACGGAGGAGTACACCTTCACGCCGCCGGGAATCCCGAGCATCGGCACGTCGGAATCGGACAGCGCTTCGGCCACGTCCGCGGCGGTGCCGTCGCCGCCGACGAAACAGAGCAGGTCGACCCCAGCCTCCAGAAGCGCCGCGACGGCCTCGCGGGTGTCCGCCGCTGTCGTCTCGGACCCCGACGGCCCGCCGGGAACCTCGGGGTCGAAGCCCGCGTCGCGGGCCAGGTCGGCGCCCATCGGCGCCCCCCACGTCACCAGCGTCACGTCCGGCAGGCGCTCGCTGATGGCGTCGAGTGCGCGGCGTGCTCGGTCCGGTGACCGCGGCTCCGCGCCGCGGGCGCGCGCCTCCTCGACCTTGTCGTCTGTCCCTTTCAGGCCGACGCGCCCGCCCATGCCGGCAATGGGATTGACCACGAACCCGAGTCGCATTGTCGGGTCTATGGGAGCGAGGGCAAAAGGGCCGCGGCTCACAACACTCACTATTAAGCGACTGCCGGCGGAAGGGCCGCTATGTTCCTCCTTCAGGCTGGGGAACCGCTCCCCATCGGCGTGACGGCCGCGGCCGTGTTGCTCGTCAGCCTCCTTGTCACCGGGCTCTGGCTCCGATATCTGACGCGCTAGTCGACGCGCTCGCGAAGCCACGCCGCCGCCGCGGCCGCCGTCTCCGCGTCCGCCGCCGTCACCTTCAACCGCACGTCGTCCCCGGGGTAGCTGCCGACGGTCACGTCGAACTCCTCGCGGACAGCGTCGAGACGGTCGAGGAGGGCGCTCTCCGGTTCGCTCGTCCGCACCGTTTCGACGTGGCGGCGCTCGCCTTCGAACTCCGACGCCACCGACTCGAACATCGCCTTCATCTCGCTCGGGACGCCCGGAAGCACGTAGACGCCGTCGATTACGGCGCCCGGCGCGACGCCCTCCGGGTTCGGAATGTGTTGTGCCCCGTCCGGGAGATGCGTCGTCCCCTCCGTCCGGTCCGCGGCGGCGTAGTCAGTGTGGTCGTCGAGCCACGCCGCCGCGTCCGCGTTCGGGACCACGTCGCGCCCGAACGCCGCCGCGACGCCGTCCATCGTCACGTCGTCGTGTGTCGGCCCGACACCGCCGGTGACGATGACCGCGTCGTACTCCGCGCGGTACTCGTTGACTACGCGGGCGATATCGGCGATTCGATCCGGAACGGTCGTGACGCGCTCGACCGAGACGCCGCGCTCGTCGAGGCGGTCACACAGCCACGAGGCGTTCGTGTTGACCGTATCGCCAGAGAGCAGTTCGTCGCCGACGGTGACGACCGCGACTCGCATACGCAGCGGTAGGCGGTCGGGATTGAAAACGACCGCGGCCGACGACCGAGCGTCGTCGGCCGCCGTCACGGCGACCCGCCGTGTCAGCCCATTCCGGGCGGCGGGTCGTCGCCGAACTCGTCGTCCTCGGTGTCGACGTCGAGGCCGAGTGCCTCGCGTTGCCGGCGAAGCGCCTCGATGCGACGCTTGTAGTAGAAGGCGCCGGCGAGGCCGACCACCACGAGCACCGCCGCGGCGCCACCGAAGAGCGTCAGGTCTCGCTGCAGGTAGAACTGCACCGAGACGGCGTCGGCCTCGACGTTCTCCCACTCGATGACCCGCTGCGACCCGTCGGCGGTCACCTCGTAGCCACTCGGGTCGACCGTGCCGAACGGGAACACCTCGACCCGGCGGTTCGGCGGCAAGACGACTTCGTACGACCCGTTGACGAACGTCGGGAGCGAGAAGCGCTTGGGCGTGCTCGACGAGGTGAAGGCGAGTTGGCCGCCGTCGGTCCCGTTCGGCATCGACACCGCTACGCGTGACCGCGAGCGGTCGATGTCGCCGCCGCGCTCGCGGAGTTCCGTCCCCGTGATAACCGTCCCGTTGGGGTACCGGTACCGGACCGCCGAGACGGGGATGGCGTTGCGCCCGCCGAAGCCGTCACGCCGGAACAGCTCCATCGACTCGCCCTCGACACGGTAGACGGCCTGGAAGCGGGCGTTCTCCGTGATGGTGATGTGGGCGTTCACGGCGTTGTCCCACACGTAGGGCGACGGCGGGTCCTCGTCCAGTTGCTCGTCAGAGATGGGTTGGGAACCGAGCAGGCCCGCACACCCGGCGGTGAGCGCCAACGCCGCGAGCGCCAGCGGAATCAGATACCGACGGTTCATCGATCAGGGGATGACACATTTGAGCTCCGCCGGCAGGTACTCGCCGACGCTGGCGAGCAGTCCCGGCGGGTCGGTGCCGGGCGTACAGACGACGCTCTGTTCGAGCAGACCGAGTCGCTCGACGGTGACCACGTCGCGGGCGTGTCCCGCGCGGTTCAGCGTCGCGCGCACCTCGCCACGCGTGGCGCTGTTGACGTTCAGGCGGCCGTTCTCGCCACGGGTCCAGTCGTAGAGGCGGTCACGCTCCGCGTCAGCGAGTCGCGGCGGGTCGCCCGCCACGAACCGGAGCGGGAGATGTTGGACGAGGCCGAAGCGGTCCCGAATCTGGGACGGCGACCCCCGGCCGAGCCCCAACTGGTCGCTGGGGATGCGGACTCGCTCGCCCGCATCGAGGACGATGCCGTCCTCGTCCCACGATTCGAGCGTTCCGACGTACGTCTCGCCGTCCTCGAAGCCGGTGCCGATTTCGCCCCACTCCTCGCGGAGCGCGTTCCGGGCCACCACTTCGTCGTCGCCCTCGACAGTCACCGACACGAAGTCGTCGTGGCGGACGCCGATGGTCCACGTCACGTCCAAGTCGCCGATGGCGTTGTCGACGAGTGATTCCATGCCGTCGAGTGCGCGTTTGCGTGCCGAGCCGTCCACGTAACACTTGGTTGCGAGAACGACCATCAGCGGGTGACTTCCACGTTAAGCTCGTTTCGGAGCTCCTCGATGCGGCGTTCGGTCGCCTCTATCATGTCGTCGTTGTCCATGGGTTCGAGCGGCGCGCCCGTCTCCGGACACTGGAAGTCGAACTCCATCGCCTCGCTGAACTCGAAGCGGATGCCCGCGGGTTCCGAGAGGTAGAACTCGTGGGTCCGTTCGTACTCCAGTCGCTCCTCCAACGCGTCGAGCAGGCGGTACATCTCCTCTTCGAGGTTCTCCGGAATGTTCTCGTACTCGAAGGTCCACAGATACGTGAGCCACCCAGAGTCCTCGTCGCGGACGCGGCGGTAGCTGGCGAGGTCGTTCTCGTAGAGGATGAACAGGGCTCGGCGAACGTCGTTGAGTTCGAGTCCGAGTTCCTCGGCGAGTTCCTCGTCCGTCACCTCCCCGTCCGGCGGCGCGGCGGCGACCGGCATCCCCGTCGGCCCGACGAGCTCGTGGAGGTACTTCTGGATCACCGGATCGCTCAGCAGCTCCTCAAAAGCCATTGTGTTCCGTTCGGAGCGGTGGCGATTTAAACGCCACGGTGCGGTCGCCGAGCCAGCGGCGCCAACAGTTCAGGCGTGCTCCGGTTCGTCCTCTCGGTCGTCGTCCGCCTCCGTCGTCCGCCCCCGTTCGAGTTCGGCGTCGATGTCGTCCTCGATGTCGGCCATCGAGGTGACCGTGAGGACGTTGCCGCCGCCGGGGTCGACGACCAGGATTTCGGTCCCGACGGGGATTTCGCCGTCCATCGAGCGCGCGGCGTAGTTCGGGTCGAAGCCACCGCGGTCGAGCTTGACCGACCCCTGCTGGGACGTGACGCGTTCGGTCACGTGTCCGGTCCGCCCCCGAAGCGAATCCGAGTCAGTCGTCTGTCCACTCCCGCTGTCACCGTAGAGGTCGAACCGTCGATAGCCGACCAGCGCCAGCACGCCGAACACGAGCACGAGCGCCGCGAGGACGAGCGGACCGGCCACCGGGCCGAGCAAGAGGCCGACGATACCCGCCCCGAGCAACGCCACGCCGAGGACGGCGAAGTGAGCGCCCGGCGCCATCGCCTCCGCTATCGAGAGGCCCAACCCGGCGACGACCAACAGTAGCGGGAGCATCTCCGGCCCGAGTTCGACCCCGGACTGGAGCGCGACCGTGGGTGTGACCATACCGACCGTTTGGCCTGCGGGCGCTTATACTACCGGCCGTTAGAGCCCACCGAGTGCGGCGGCGAAGATACCGACCGAGAGCGCCACGCCGAGCAAGACGAACACGACGTTCTCCAGTTCCGGCGATTCGGGTTCGATTGCCGCGGGGTCGTCGGCGTCCTCACCGACCTCGTCGAGGGCGAACCGCCACGGCGACTCGTCGTCGTCGCGGTCGTCATCCGAAAGCGCGCTCATACAGGTGCTATCGGGCGCCAAGTGAAAGGGATACCGACCGCGGCTGCTATCGCGGCCGTTCGCGCGGGGTCACGTCGCCCTCGTAGACGACGCCGCGGTCGGCGTGGAGCGTGACCGTCGTGCCGTCGGCCACCTCGTCCGGCAGGGGCGCCCCGCTTATCATCGGAATGCCCTGCTCGCGGGCGACGAGCGCCGCGTAACTCGTCATGCCCGGCCGGGCGTCGACGATGCCGCCGATGCGCCCCGTGTCGCCCTCGAACTCGCCATCGAACGTCGCCGGGAGCGCGACGATGGCGCCCGCGGGGGCGTCCGAGAGGTCACCGTCGGAACACCGGAACACCGGCCCGGCGGCGCGCCCGCGGGCGACGCTTCGCCCCGTCGCCACCGTCTCCGAGGCGACGTGGACTTTCAGCGTGTTGGTGGTGTTCGTCCCTTCCAGTTCGGTCATCATCCCCGAGAGGACGACCACGGTGTCGCCGCTCTCGGCGACGCCGGCCTCGATAGCAGCGTCGACGGCGGCGTCGACCATCCCCTCGATGTCCTCGCGGTAGGCGGCGTACTGGGCGTCGATACCCCACGAGAGCGCGAGTTGACGGCGCACGCGGTCCTGTGGCGTCGTCGCCACGATGGGGACGCCCGGGCGGAACTTCGCCGTCGTCCGCGCGGTGTAGCCCGACTCCGAGACGGCGACGATGGCCGCGGCGCCGAGGTCACGCGCCAGATACCGGGCCGCCCGCGCCAGCGCCTCCGTCTGTGACTCGGCCGCGGCCTGCGGGACGCGGTCCTCGCGCGTCTCGACGTACTCGTCGCTTCGCTCCACTTCGCGTACGATGCGGTCCATCGTCTCGACGACGCGAACGGGGTGGTCGCCGATGGCCGTCTCACCCGAGAGCATCACCGCGTCCGTCCCGTCGAGGACGGCGTTAGCCACGTCCGACGCCTCCGCGCGCGTCGGGCGCCGGGAGTGGACCATCGAGTCCAGCATCTCCGTCGCCGTGATGACGGGCACGCCCGCGTCCTGGGCGCTGTGAATGATCTGCTTTTGCACCATCGGGACGTGTTCCAGCGGACACTCCACGCCGAGGTCACCGCGCGCGACCATCACGCCGTAGGACGCCTCTACGATGTCGTCGATGTGGTCGACGGCGCCCGCTCGCTCTATCTTCGAGATGACGGGGATGTCGCCGCCCGCGCTCTCGATGGCGTCGGTGACCGCATACACGTCGTCGGCGTCGCGGACGAAACTCGCCGCGACGAAGTCCGCGTCCTCCTCGACGGCCACCTCGATGTCGCGGCGGTCGCTCTCGGTCACCACTTCGAGGTCGAGGTCGACGCCGGGGACGTTCACTCCCTTTCGACTCCCCAACTCCCCGCCAGAGACGATGTGTGCGGTGACGGCGTCGCTGTCGACCGACTCCACCTCCGTCTCGATGCGCCCGTCGTCGAGGAGGATACGGTCGCCGGGTTCAACCTCCGTCAGGGCGTAGGAGAGGCCGACCTTCTCCGGCGTCGCAGTGTCGCCCTCGACGAACCGAACGGTCGCGTCGCTCGGCAGGTCGATCGGCTCGTCGAGTTCGGCGGTTCGAATCTCCGGCCCCTGCAGGTCGAGCATCGACGCGAGGGGGTCGTCGATGGCGGTGTCTACCTCGTGGATTCGCTGGATGAGTTCCGCGCGGTCCTCGTGGGTGCCGTGACTCGCGTTGAGGCGGGCGACCGCCATCCCGGCGTCCGCGAGTTCGCGGATGGTCTGCCGGTCGTCGGAGGCGGGGCCCAAGGTACAGACTATCTTGGCTCGGCGCATACCCGCCCTTCACCGGGACGGAGGAAAAAGGCGGTTGCTACTGCACTCGTTCGCCCGGCACCGCGTCGCCGACCGTCGTCAGCAGGTCGGCCTCGTCGCCCGCCGCGAGGATCATCCCGTTCGACTCGACGCCGAACAGTTCCGCCTTCTCCAAGTTCGCGAGGACGATGACGCGCGTCCCCGGCAGATCCGAGAGGTCGTGGAGCTGCTTGATGCCCGCGACGATTTGGCGCTCCTCGACGCCGATGTCGACGACGAGGCGCGCGAGTTTGTCCGCGCCCTCGATGCCCTCGGCCTCCAGAATCTCGCCGACGCGGATGTCGAGATCCTCGAACGTGTCGAAGTCGATGCGGTCGGATTCGATGGGGTCGAAGTCGGTCATGTCGGTGGTGTCGTCGTCTTCGTCGTCGTCGTCGCTCGCTGCTGCCACTCGCTCTTCCAGCTTCGCGTTCAGTTCCTCGACGCGCTCTTCCGGAATCTTCTCGTACAGTTCGGTCGGCTCCGGCAGGTCGGCCGCCGGCGGTTCGAGCGCGGCGTCGATTTCGGCGTCGTGGACCGAGCCCTCGCCGCCGACCTGCGACCACAGGTCCTCGCAGGTGCCGGGCGCGACGGGGGCGAAGAGGACGGCGACGGCCTTCGCAATCTGGACGCAGTCGCGAATCACCTGCGCCGCACGCTCGGGGTCGTCGTCCACGAGGTTCCACGGTTCGTTGCGCTGGATGTACTCGTTGCCGAAGCCAGCGAGGGCGACGGCCGCGTCGCCTGCCTCGCGCACCGAGTAGTCGTTGACGGCGGCGGCGAAGTCGTCTATCGCCGTCTCGATGCGCTCCCGGACCTCCTCGGAGAGGTCGGCGTCGGGCGCCCCGCCGAACTCGCGATGCGCGAAGAGGAGCGCGCGGTACGCGAAGTTGCCGACGGTGCCGACGAGTTCGTTGTTGACGCGCTCGCGGAACCGTTCCCACGAGAAGTCCACGTCCTGCTGGAACCCGCCGTTGGTGGCGAGATAGTACCGCAGGAGGTCGGGGTGGAAGCCCTCGTCGAGATACTCGTCGGCCCACACCGCACGATTTCGCGACGTGGAGAAGCCCTTGCCGTTGAGCGTGATGAACCCGCTCGCCATCACCGCACGGGGTTCGGTGTAGTCGACGCCGTGGAGCATCGCCGGCCAGAACACCGTGTGGTGCTGGATGATGTCGCGACCGATGACGTGGACGATGTCGCCGCTCTGCTGCCACGCGTCCGCCCAGTCGAAGGTGTCCGGGCCGACGCGCTCGGAGTACTGCTTCGTCGAGGAGACGTACTCGATGGGGGCGTCCACCCAGACGTAGAGCACGAGGTCGTCCGCGCCCTCGCCCTCGGGATAGTCGATACCCCAGTCCATGTCGCGCGTGATACACCAGTCGCGGAGTTCGCCCTCGATCCACTCTCGGGGTTGGTTGCGGGCGTTGGGCGTCCCCTCCAGTCGGTCGAGGAAGTCGGAGAGATACTCTTGGAACTCCGAGACGCGGAAGAACTTGTGGGTCTGCTCGCGGTACTCCGCGGGATTACCCGTGATGGTGCTCTCGGGGTCCTCGATTTCGCCGGGTTCGAGGTGGCGACCACACCCCTCGTCACACTCGTCGCCGCGGGCGCGTTCGCCGCAGTAGGGGCAGGTGCCCTCGACGTAGCGGTCCGGGAGCGACTGCTCTTCCTCGGGGTCGTAGGCCACCATAATCTCCTTCTCGTAGACGTGGCCCTCCTCTTCCAGCGTGCGGACGATGTCGGTCGTCAGTTCGACGTTCGTCTCGTCGTGGGTGTGGCCGTAGTTGTCGAACTCGACGCCGAACTTCGGGAACGTCGACTTGTAGGTCTCGTGCCACTCGAGGGCGAACTCCTCGGGGGAGACGCCCTCCTGTTCGGCGTTGACTGCGACCGGCGTCCCGTGCATGTCCGACCCGGAGACGAAGGCCGTCTCCTGACCGAGCGTTCGGAGCGCGCGGGCGTACACGTCGCCGCCGACGTACGTTCGCAGGTGGCCGATGTGGAGGTCGCCGTTGGCGTAGGGCAACCCGCACGTCACCACCGCCGGCTGGTCCGTGGGGAACTCCTCGTGGCTCATACGTACTCACTGGAGGATGCGACCCTAAAGCCCGCCGATTCCGGCGGGACCGTCGCACCGAGAGGGCGCGGACGGGCGACGGGTCAGGCCGTCGGCGTCGCCGCGATGGCGACGTAGGGCTCGTCGGAGAACCCGGGGCGCTCGACGGTCGCCACGCGCTCGACCGACAGTCCGGCGTCGCCCAGACATCGCCGCCAGTACGCCTCGTGATCGCTCACGCCCTCCGGCGTAATCGGGAGTTCGAGCAGGCCAACCGTTCCGTCCTCGGCACACACCCGCCGGAGTTCGTCGAAGAGGGCATCCCGGCGCGTCTCGGGCACGTCGTGGGCGACCCGGCAGGCGGTGACGACGTCGAAGGCGTCGTCCGAAAAGGGGAGCCGAGAGGCGTCGCCCGCGGCGGGGGAGACGTCGATTCCAGCGCGGGCGCCGTTCCGCCGCGCCAACTGCGGCCCGTTACCGAGGATGACGCGGTCGTCGAACACGTCGAGGCCGACGACGTGGGTCGACGACGGCAGGTGGGGTGCGAGACCCACCAGCGACCGCCCGGAGCCACAGCCCACGTCGAGCGCGCGGTCCACGTCCCCGAGTGGGAGAAGCGACGCGAGCGCGTCGTATTTCGGGCGGTCGAGCGCCCACGGCACGGGCGATAGGAGTCGCCGAGCCGTCGTCCCGGCGCGGACGAGCGCTGTGACGCCGACGAGCGCGGCGAGCAGTCGTCGCAGTCGCCCGCCGCGTCGCCCGACGACGACCGCCGCACCGAACAGCGAGAGCGAGGCGCCGATTCGTCGCAGTCGCTCGCGCCAGTGATAGACGCCGAAGAAGTACGTCGGGCGCCGGTCGAACGGATTCATGCCGTTGGCGTCGGCGCCCGAGCGTATGTAGATACCGCCTACGCCAACTCGCCCGAGCGAATCGCTCGCTCGGCGTCCGCGAGGGCCGCCTCGGCGTCGAAGTCGGCGACGATACGTTCGAGCGTCTCGCGGTCCGCGTCCGCCAACTCGCGAGCGTGGTCGGTGACGTTCGGAATCGCCCGCAGGATGTTGTCGACGATGGGCACGTCAGCGACTTGCGCCGACCGTGAGAGCGGGTTCAGGTCGACGACGAGTTCCACCTTCCCCATATCGGCGAGCGCCGCCGCCCGGTCGCCGTCCTCCAAGGGGACGAGCACCACGTCAGCGTCGGCGATGCCGTCGGCGTCCACCGTCGCGCGGTCGTGCGAGAGGCCGGGGATGCGCGCGTCGGCCGCCAGTCCCTTCACCTCGCTCGCACCGTGTTCGCGGAGGTGGTCGGCGATGGCCTGCATCCGCTCGTCGGTCCGGTTGAACAGGTTCACCTCCAAGTCGGCGCCGACGGCATCCGCGAGGGCGACGAGTTCGTCCGGAACCAGCGCCGCGGCGTTGCCGTTGACGGAGATGACGGGGTGGCGCGCGAGCAACAGGTGGGCGGCGGCGGCGCGGGCCGCGTCGTCCGCCGACGGGAGCGTCCGCTCGCCGAGCAGGTAGTCGAACGCTTCCCCTCGGCCCTCGGCGATGAGGCCCTGCTTGCTGGTGATGCCGGCGTCGACGCCGGCCTCGATGCGGTGGCGCGTCACCAGCGAGTCGTGACGGGGGTGATCCGCCGGAACGTCGTCGCCCTCGACCATGCTACGCCGGAGGCGTGGGCGGAGTAAAAACGCCGCGATGAGCGACTCGAATCAGTCGGCGAGGTGAGCGCCCGCGGCGCAGGTCCGGCACGCGCTGGCGTCGTAGCCAGCGTCGCTGAGGCCGCGGTCCAGCGCGAACACCGTCTCGCCCAGCATCACCATCGACGCCTCGCCGCCCGCGGCGGTGACGGCCTCGACCGTCTCGTGAACGCGGTCAGTCCGCAGGCCGACGCGCCGGGAGAACTGCCGCGACGCCGCGACCAGCTCCGACAGGGTCGGCCGCTCGCGGAGCGAGTCGAGGGCTGCGTCGCCCGCCTCGACGAGCGGTGCGGTGTCGCCGGCGAGCACGTCCGCCGTCGAGAGGTCGCCGAAAGAAATGTACTCGATTCGGCGCGTGGTCGCCACGCCGTCGAGACGGCCGTGACCGGGCGCGCCGGGTGCGAGTCGAATCGGGACGCCGCCCCGAGCCTGCGCCACCACGTCGCCGAGACCCGTGCCGGCCTCCACTTCCGCCCGGTGGGCGAGGGTCACGAGGTCGTTGGCCGAGCGCTCGCAGTCGAAGCGAGCGTTGGCCGCCAGTGCCGTCCCCAACGCCATCGCGCCCGAGACGCCGAACCCGGTCCCGAGTGGGAGGTCGCTCTCCGCGACGACGCGGGCGCGGTCGGCCACGCCCAACCCCTCCAGCACTGTCTCGACCGGCGGCATCGAGAGCGAGTCGCCGTCGAGGGTGAGCGTCGGGTCGGCGCTCGACTCGGCGGCCCGGACCGTCACCCGGACGCCGTCGGTGAGCGTCACGCCGGCGCCGCGGGACCCGGCGCGTTCGGGGTCGTCGTCGGGGCACGGACTGAAGAATCCGGTGACGTGACCGGGGACGAACGCCGTCGGGGGGTCGGCCGGCGACTCCTCGCGCATGTTCCGACGAGGGGTCGGGAGTCGTTAAGCCCTGTCGGAACGCGCCGCCCATGATTCATAACCGATGCCGCCGACAGGTGGCGTATGTCGACCGCCACGGGCTTCTCGACTATCGACCTCTCGGGGACGGAGTACACCGTCGAACAGTCGCTCGTCCGCAACAAGTACGCCGCGTACGACGAACACGGGGACCTCGTCCTCCGCGCCAAGCAGAAACTGTTCAAGCTGAAAGAGGAGTTTCCCTTCGTCGACGCCGACGGCAACGAGGTGTTCACCGTCAAGGCCGGCGGGATTCTCGACGTGGCGGGCAGCTACGCCATCTTCGACGCC
Proteins encoded in this window:
- the metG gene encoding methionine--tRNA ligase yields the protein MSHEEFPTDQPAVVTCGLPYANGDLHIGHLRTYVGGDVYARALRTLGQETAFVSGSDMHGTPVAVNAEQEGVSPEEFALEWHETYKSTFPKFGVEFDNYGHTHDETNVELTTDIVRTLEEEGHVYEKEIMVAYDPEEEQSLPDRYVEGTCPYCGERARGDECDEGCGRHLEPGEIEDPESTITGNPAEYREQTHKFFRVSEFQEYLSDFLDRLEGTPNARNQPREWIEGELRDWCITRDMDWGIDYPEGEGADDLVLYVWVDAPIEYVSSTKQYSERVGPDTFDWADAWQQSGDIVHVIGRDIIQHHTVFWPAMLHGVDYTEPRAVMASGFITLNGKGFSTSRNRAVWADEYLDEGFHPDLLRYYLATNGGFQQDVDFSWERFRERVNNELVGTVGNFAYRALLFAHREFGGAPDADLSEEVRERIETAIDDFAAAVNDYSVREAGDAAVALAGFGNEYIQRNEPWNLVDDDPERAAQVIRDCVQIAKAVAVLFAPVAPGTCEDLWSQVGGEGSVHDAEIDAALEPPAADLPEPTELYEKIPEERVEELNAKLEERVAAASDDDDEDDDTTDMTDFDPIESDRIDFDTFEDLDIRVGEILEAEGIEGADKLARLVVDIGVEERQIVAGIKQLHDLSDLPGTRVIVLANLEKAELFGVESNGMILAAGDEADLLTTVGDAVPGERVQ
- a CDS encoding 4-phosphopantoate--beta-alanine ligase, whose translation is MVEGDDVPADHPRHDSLVTRHRIEAGVDAGITSKQGLIAEGRGEAFDYLLGERTLPSADDAARAAAAHLLLARHPVISVNGNAAALVPDELVALADAVGADLEVNLFNRTDERMQAIADHLREHGASEVKGLAADARIPGLSHDRATVDADGIADADVVLVPLEDGDRAAALADMGKVELVVDLNPLSRSAQVADVPIVDNILRAIPNVTDHARELADADRETLERIVADFDAEAALADAERAIRSGELA
- a CDS encoding pantoate kinase, coding for MREESPADPPTAFVPGHVTGFFSPCPDDDPERAGSRGAGVTLTDGVRVTVRAAESSADPTLTLDGDSLSMPPVETVLEGLGVADRARVVAESDLPLGTGFGVSGAMALGTALAANARFDCERSANDLVTLAHRAEVEAGTGLGDVVAQARGGVPIRLAPGAPGHGRLDGVATTRRIEYISFGDLSTADVLAGDTAPLVEAGDAALDSLRERPTLSELVAASRQFSRRVGLRTDRVHETVEAVTAAGGEASMVMLGETVFALDRGLSDAGYDASACRTCAAGAHLAD
- a CDS encoding class I SAM-dependent methyltransferase, which codes for MNPFDRRPTYFFGVYHWRERLRRIGASLSLFGAAVVVGRRGGRLRRLLAALVGVTALVRAGTTARRLLSPVPWALDRPKYDALASLLPLGDVDRALDVGCGSGRSLVGLAPHLPSSTHVVGLDVFDDRVILGNGPQLARRNGARAGIDVSPAAGDASRLPFSDDAFDVVTACRVAHDVPETRRDALFDELRRVCAEDGTVGLLELPITPEGVSDHEAYWRRCLGDAGLSVERVATVERPGFSDEPYVAIAATPTA